GTACACCCCCATATGCGGTTGTCCGGTCAGTATACGGCGACCTTTCACGCCTATCCGGGCGCGCTGAGCGCGGCGCATTCGGGGTCGGCAGTGAGGGCTTCCGTGAGCTCGGGCGCGTTGATCGACGCTAGTGACGAACCGATCGCGCCGAGCGAGGTCTGGATCGTCTCGCCGATCTCGTTCCGCTGGTTGGCGAACTCCTGCGGATCGTCGACGGAGATCGCCTCCACCTGCCCTCTCGCGTCGACGAGGATCGCCCGCGCTTCCGCGAAGGTGTCCCCGATCGCTGCGACGACCTCCTCGCCGTCGTCGACGTCGGGGACGCCGGCACGTTCGATACCGGCGATCAGCCGATCCGTCGCCACGAGCACGTCGTCGAGGAACGCGAGGAGGGCATCCCGCTGCTCGCTGAGCTCCACCGCGGGGTCCAGCTCTCCGGCGAAGTCGGTCGACAGCATCGCCACCTCGTCGATGTAGCTCTGCATGTTCGCGCACAGGCGCTGCGCATACGTCTCCGCTGAGACGGCCTCCTCGCCATCGCCGTTGCCGCACGCGACGAGTCCAAGAGTCACGACCGATGCACCGACGATGCGAGCGGCCTTCGTTGCCACGGAGCTCCTTTCGGCACGGGCGCGGGCGCGAAGGATACCGGCTACCTCCTTCGCCCCGCCTCGCGGAGCATCTCCCGGCGGTGCTCCCGTTCCGCGATCGCCTGACGCTTCTCGAACTGACGTTTCCCTCGGGCGAGGCCGAGCTCCAGCTTGGCCAGACCATGTGCGAAGTACACGCGCAGCGGGACGAGCGCCAATCCCCGTTCGGCGGTCTTGCCGACGAGGCGCTGGATCTCGTCGCGGTGCAGCAGCAGCTTGCGCGGGCGGATGGGGTCGTGCGTCCGTTTGTCCATCGCCTGCTCGTACGGCGGGACGTGCATCCCCTCGATCCACACCTCGCCGTCGCGAACGCGCCCGTACGCCTCGGCGAGCGAGCCCCGGCCCGCGCGGAGCGATTTCACCTCTGAGCCGGTCAGCACGATGCCCGTCTCGAACCGTTCGAGGATCTCGTAGTCGTGCCTCGCCTTGCGGTTGGAGACAACGGTCCGGTATTCGCCCTCGGCCCTGCGGCCCACTACACGTCGAGGAAGCGACGCATCCCCACGAGCCCCGCGACGATCGCGACGAGGACGCCCGCGAAAAGGAGCCACGGAACGATGGCGAGGACGTCGCGGTTCACGATCCACGGCACGAACTGCACGCTGTTGTTCAGTG
This genomic interval from Actinomycetota bacterium contains the following:
- the smpB gene encoding SsrA-binding protein SmpB; protein product: MGRRAEGEYRTVVSNRKARHDYEILERFETGIVLTGSEVKSLRAGRGSLAEAYGRVRDGEVWIEGMHVPPYEQAMDKRTHDPIRPRKLLLHRDEIQRLVGKTAERGLALVPLRVYFAHGLAKLELGLARGKRQFEKRQAIAEREHRREMLREAGRRR